A single genomic interval of Osmerus eperlanus chromosome 14, fOsmEpe2.1, whole genome shotgun sequence harbors:
- the smad2 gene encoding mothers against decapentaplegic homolog 2 isoform X2, whose translation MSSILPFTPPVVKRLLGWKKSPAGSGGAGSGGVELNAQEEKWCEKAVKSLVKKLKKTGQLEELEKAISSQNCNTKCVTIPRSLDGRLQVSHRKGLPHVIYCRLWRWPDLHSHHELRAMEACQYAFHLKKDEVCVNPYHYQRVETPVLPPVLVPRHTEILTELPPLDDYTHSIPENTNFPAGMEPPNNYIPETPPPGYISEDGETSDQPLNQSMDTGSPAELSPSGTLSPVSHGLDLQPVTYSEPAFWCSIAYYELNQRVGETFHASQPSLTVDGFTDPSNSERFCLGLLSNVNRNATVEMTRRHIGRGVRLYYIGGEVFAECLSDSAIFVQSPNCNQRYGWHPATVCKIPPGCNLKIFNNQEFAALLAQSVNQGFEAVYQLTRMCTIRMSFVKGWGAEYRRQTVTSTPCWIELHLNGPLQWLDKVLTQMGSPSVRCSSMS comes from the exons ATGTCCTCCATCCTGCCCTTCACGCCCCCGGTGGTGAAGCGTCTCCTGGGTTGGAAAAAGAGTCCGGCGGGCTCCGGCGGCGCTGGCAGCGGAGGGGTGGAGCTCAACGCCCAGGAGGAGAAGTGGTGTGAGAAGGCTGTGAAGAGCCTGGTGAAGAAGCTGAAGAAGACGGggcagctggaggagctggagaaggccaTCAGCTCCCAGAACTGCAACACCAAGTGTGTCACCATCCCTAG gtCTCTGGATGGCCGTCTCCAGGTGTCCCACAGGAAGGGCCTCCCCCATGTGATCTACTGTCGCCTGTGGCGCTGGCCAGATCTCCACAGCCACCACGAGCTGCGGGCCATGGAGGCCTGCCAGTACGCCTTCCACCTGAAGAAGGACGAGGTGTGCGTCAACCCCTACCACTACCAGAGGGTGGAGACCCCAG tccttcCTCCAGTGCTGGTTCCCAGACATACAGAGATCCTGACAGAGCTCCCCCCTCTGGACGactacacacactccatccctgAGAACACCAACTTCCCTGCAGGCATGGAGCCCCCCAACAACTACATCCcag AGACCCCTCCACCGGGATACATAAGTGAGGATGGAGAGACCAGCGATCAACCCCTGAACCAGTCCATGGACACAG GTTCTCCAGCTGAACTGTCACCTAGTGGAACATTGTCGCCTGTCAGTCATGGCCTGG acctccagccgGTGACGTACTCAGAGCCGGCGTTCTGGTGCTCAATAGCCTACTACGAGCTGAACCAGCGGGTGGGGGAGACCTTCCACGCCTCGCAGCCCTCGCTGACGGTGGACGGCTTCACAGACCCCTCCAACTCTGAGCGCTTCTGCCTTGGCCTGCTCTCCAACGTCAACCGCAACGCTACCGTGGAGATGACACGGAGACATATAG gcaGGGGCGTGCGTCTTTACTACATCGGAGGAGAGGTGTTCGCAGAGTGTCTCAGCGACAGCGCCATCTTTGTCCAGAGCCCCAACTGTAACCAACGCTACGGCTGGCACCCGGCAACCGTCTGCAAGATTCCACCTg GCTGTAACCTGAAGATCTTCAACAACCAGGAGTTTGCAGCCCTGCTGGCCCAGTCTGTGAACCAGGGCTTCGAGGCTGTCTACCAGCTGACTCGCATGTGCACCATCCGCATGAGCTTTGTcaagggctggggggctgagtaCAG ACGCCAGACAGTAACCAGCACTCCCTGCTGGATCGAGCTGCACCTCAATGGGCCTCTCCAGTGGCTGGACAAGGTTCTGACCCAGATGGGCTCGCCCTCCGTGCGCTGTTCCAGCATGTCTtaa
- the smad2 gene encoding mothers against decapentaplegic homolog 2 isoform X1: protein MSSILPFTPPVVKRLLGWKKSPAGSGGAGSGGVELNAQEEKWCEKAVKSLVKKLKKTGQLEELEKAISSQNCNTKCVTIPSNCSEIWGLSSAHTIEKWDTSGMYGFPDHTRSLDGRLQVSHRKGLPHVIYCRLWRWPDLHSHHELRAMEACQYAFHLKKDEVCVNPYHYQRVETPVLPPVLVPRHTEILTELPPLDDYTHSIPENTNFPAGMEPPNNYIPETPPPGYISEDGETSDQPLNQSMDTGSPAELSPSGTLSPVSHGLDLQPVTYSEPAFWCSIAYYELNQRVGETFHASQPSLTVDGFTDPSNSERFCLGLLSNVNRNATVEMTRRHIGRGVRLYYIGGEVFAECLSDSAIFVQSPNCNQRYGWHPATVCKIPPGCNLKIFNNQEFAALLAQSVNQGFEAVYQLTRMCTIRMSFVKGWGAEYRRQTVTSTPCWIELHLNGPLQWLDKVLTQMGSPSVRCSSMS from the exons ATGTCCTCCATCCTGCCCTTCACGCCCCCGGTGGTGAAGCGTCTCCTGGGTTGGAAAAAGAGTCCGGCGGGCTCCGGCGGCGCTGGCAGCGGAGGGGTGGAGCTCAACGCCCAGGAGGAGAAGTGGTGTGAGAAGGCTGTGAAGAGCCTGGTGAAGAAGCTGAAGAAGACGGggcagctggaggagctggagaaggccaTCAGCTCCCAGAACTGCAACACCAAGTGTGTCACCATCCCTAG CAACTGTTCTGAGATCTGGGGTCTGAGTTCAGCTCACACCATAGAGAAGTGGGATACCTCTGGAATGTACGGCTTCCCTGACCATACCAG gtCTCTGGATGGCCGTCTCCAGGTGTCCCACAGGAAGGGCCTCCCCCATGTGATCTACTGTCGCCTGTGGCGCTGGCCAGATCTCCACAGCCACCACGAGCTGCGGGCCATGGAGGCCTGCCAGTACGCCTTCCACCTGAAGAAGGACGAGGTGTGCGTCAACCCCTACCACTACCAGAGGGTGGAGACCCCAG tccttcCTCCAGTGCTGGTTCCCAGACATACAGAGATCCTGACAGAGCTCCCCCCTCTGGACGactacacacactccatccctgAGAACACCAACTTCCCTGCAGGCATGGAGCCCCCCAACAACTACATCCcag AGACCCCTCCACCGGGATACATAAGTGAGGATGGAGAGACCAGCGATCAACCCCTGAACCAGTCCATGGACACAG GTTCTCCAGCTGAACTGTCACCTAGTGGAACATTGTCGCCTGTCAGTCATGGCCTGG acctccagccgGTGACGTACTCAGAGCCGGCGTTCTGGTGCTCAATAGCCTACTACGAGCTGAACCAGCGGGTGGGGGAGACCTTCCACGCCTCGCAGCCCTCGCTGACGGTGGACGGCTTCACAGACCCCTCCAACTCTGAGCGCTTCTGCCTTGGCCTGCTCTCCAACGTCAACCGCAACGCTACCGTGGAGATGACACGGAGACATATAG gcaGGGGCGTGCGTCTTTACTACATCGGAGGAGAGGTGTTCGCAGAGTGTCTCAGCGACAGCGCCATCTTTGTCCAGAGCCCCAACTGTAACCAACGCTACGGCTGGCACCCGGCAACCGTCTGCAAGATTCCACCTg GCTGTAACCTGAAGATCTTCAACAACCAGGAGTTTGCAGCCCTGCTGGCCCAGTCTGTGAACCAGGGCTTCGAGGCTGTCTACCAGCTGACTCGCATGTGCACCATCCGCATGAGCTTTGTcaagggctggggggctgagtaCAG ACGCCAGACAGTAACCAGCACTCCCTGCTGGATCGAGCTGCACCTCAATGGGCCTCTCCAGTGGCTGGACAAGGTTCTGACCCAGATGGGCTCGCCCTCCGTGCGCTGTTCCAGCATGTCTtaa